The nucleotide sequence TCACGTCAGTCTTGCTGACCTCCCTGCAGGTGCAGTGGTGGGAACAAGCAGTTTAAGAAGAAGCGCCCAGCTCCTTGCCATGAGGCCTGATCTTGATATCAAGTGGATCAGAGGCAATATCGACACGCGCCTGGCAAAGCTTCAGCATGAAGATTATGATGCGATCATCCTTGCAGCAGCCGGTCTTGCGAGAATGGGCTGGAGCCAGGACGTTGTGACAGAATTTCTTGATGCGAAAGACTGCGTTCCGGCAGTCGGCCAGGGCGCGCTTTCCATCGAATGCCGTGCAGACGATCATGAGCTGCTTACTCTTTTGTCCCATTTTACGGATGAAGCGACACAGCTTGCCGTTCAGGCAGAGCGCACCTTCCTTCACGTGATGGAGGGCGGATGCCAGGTGCCGATTGCAGGGTATGCAGAAGTGGCTTTTGACAAAGAAATTTCGCTTACCGCACTGATTGCCTCTCCTGACGGAAAAGAGATCTATAAAGAAAGAATCACAGGCAAAGATCCCGTAGCCATGGGAAAAGAAGTGTCTGAAAGGCTGATAGCTCAGGGGGCAAAGCAGCTGATCGACAAGGTGAAAGAGGAGCTTGACCTTTAATGGCCGGCGGTCTCTCTGGAAAGAACATTCTGATTACGAGAGAAGAAACGCAGGCAACCACTTTTGCAGCGAAAATTAAAAAAGCCGGCGGAGTTCCTGTTACTGCTCCGCTGATTTCTTTTGAAAAAGCGAAGGATATACATAATCTTAAAAAGGAAATCCGCGGGATAAAGGCGGATGACTGCCTTGTCTTTACAAGCATGAACGGCGTGCTTTTCTTTTTTGATTTTCTGAAAGAACACGGCATCCCTTCTGATTTCCTGTCTGATTGCACGTTTGCCGCCGTGGGGCGGAAAACAAGGCAGCTGATTGAAGACAGGGGCTATACAGTCAGAATCATGCCGAAGGAGTATGTAGCAGAAAGGCTGGCGGAAGAAATCGCGGGGAGCATCAGGCATGACCAGCATGTTTATCTCTTCAGGGGGAATCTTGCCAGGGAAATTCTTATGAAAGAATTGACTCTCAAGGGCTTCTCCGTGACAGACCTTACGCTATATGAAACAATACATAATATAGAGGATGGAAACAGGATTGAGCAGCTGCTTCAGGAGCAAAAACTCGATTACATTACCTTTACCTCCTCATCCACAGTTGATGCCTTCATGAAGGTCATGAAAAACAAAAATCTGGATACTCTGCTTGAGGGCGTTACGCTTGTGAGCATTGGACCGATTACACATAAAACACTTAAGAAGTACGGCTATGACGGCATTGTGTCAGATCCCTACACCATCGATGCCATGATTGACCGTATCCAAACACATGCTGAAAGGAAGGAATAAGCTATGGACATTCAATTTACAAGACACCGCAGACTGCGGAGCACAGGCAGCATGAGATCACTTGTCCGCGAAACACATCTGCACGCAGAAGACTTTATTTATCCGATCTTCGTTGTAGAAGGCGAGCAAAAACGCAATGAGGTAAAATCCATGCCCGGTGTTGAGCAGATTTCGCTTGATTACCTGAATGCAGAAATGCAGGAGGTAAGCGATCTCGGAATCAAGTCTGTCATCGTCTTTGGAGTGCCTGATCAAAAGGATGAGCTTGGCACACAGGCTTACCATGACCACGGCATCGTTCAGCGTGCGATCTCCCAGATTAAAGAACATTTCCCTGAGCTTGTTGTGATTGCCGACACGTGTCTTTGCCAGTATACAGACCACGGCCACTGCGGAATTGTGAAAGAGGGAAAAATCCTCAATGACCCGACGCTTGATCTGCTGGCGCGCACTGCGGTCAGCCAGGCAAGAGCGGGTGCTGATGTCATCGCTCCTTCAAACATGATGGACGGGTTTGTGGCTGCTATCCGCCATGGCCTGGATGAAGCCGGATTTGAAGATGTGCCGATTATGTCATACGGAATTAAATACTCAAGCGCCTTTTACGGACCTTTCAGGGATGCTGCCCACAGCACTCCCCAGTTCGGAGACCGGAAAACGTATCAGATGGATCCTGCCAACCGTCTTGAAGCACTCAGAGAAGCAGAATCGGACATGATGGAAGGGGCAGACTTCCTGATTGTGAAACCTGCCTTGTCTTACCTTGATATCATCCGCGATGTGAAAAACAACTTTAACGTGCCGATTGTTGCCTATAACGTAAGCGGCGAATATGCCATGATCAAGGCAGCCGCACAAAACGGCTGGGTCGATGAAAAGGCAATCGTGATGGAAATGATGATCAGCATGAAGCGCGCCGGCGTTGATATGATTTTGACGTATCATGCCAAGGATTGTGCACGCTGGCTGAAGGAACAACACTAATCGCAGGAGGAGAAGTCAAATGCGCAGTTATGAAAAATCAGGCAAGGCCTTCGAAGAAGCCCAAGGGCTGATGCCTGGCGGAGTGAACAGCCCTGTTCGCGCCTTTAAATCCGTCGCTATGGATCCAATTTTCATGGAGCGGGGAAAAGGCTCTAAAATTTACGATATTGATGGAAATGAATATATTGATTATGTGCTTTCATGGGGACCGCTTATTTTGGGCCATACAAATGACGCGGTTGTTGAAGCCATCAAAAAGGTGACAGAATCCGGTACAAGCTTCGGAGCTCCGACGCTGATTGAAAATGAGCTGGCAAAGCTTGTGATTGACCGCGTGCCATCTATTGAAATTATCCGGATGGTTAGCTCTGGAACGGAAGCAACGATGAGTGCCCTGAGACTCGCTCGCGGTTTTACCGGAAGAAATAAGATTTTGAAATTCGAAGGCTGCTATCACGGCCACGGGGATTCTCTGCTGATCAAAGCAGGTTCAGGCGTTGCAACTCTTGGACTGCCTGACAGCCCGGGAGTTCCCGAAGGAGTAGCCAAAAACACGATTACTGTTCCGTACAATGACATGGAAAGCGTAAAATACGCCTTTGAACAGTTCGGTGATGACATTGCCGGTGTGATTGTGGAGCCGGTTGCAGGAAACATGGGCGTTGTCCCTCCGCTTCCAGGCTTCCTAGAAAGCCTGCGCAGCATCACACAGGAGTACGGTTCACTGCTTATCTTTGATGAAGTGATGACAGGCTTCCGGGTTGATTACGGCTGTGCTCAAGGGTACTTCGGCGTTACGCCTGACCTGACATGCCTCGGGAAAGTGATCGGCGGCGGACTTCCTGTCGGAGCATATGGCGGCCGTGCCGACATTATGAAACAGGTTGCGCCGAGCGGACCGATTTACCAGGCTGGCACCCTGTCCGGAAACCCTCTTGCGATGACAGCAGGCTATGCAACGCTCAGTCAGCTTACTCCGGATACCTACAAAGAATTCGGCAGAAAAGCGGACATCCTTGAAGAAGGATTAACAGCGGCTGCTGAAAAACACGGCATTCCGATTACAGTGAACCGCGCGGGATCAATGATTGGCTTTTTCTTTACAGACGAGAACGTCATCAATTTCGAAAAAGCGAAGACATCCAATCTTGAGTACTTCTCAAAGTTCTATCGCGAAATGGCAAACGAAGGTGTCTTTCTGCCGCCTTCACAGTTCGAAGGTCTGTTCCTTTCCACTGCCCACAGTGATGAGGATCTTGAAAAGACGATTGCAGCGGCAGAGAAAGCATTCGCTGCCCTTAAATAAAGTGAAAACCCCCTGCGCGTCATTTGCAAGGGGTTTTATTATTTGGGCGTATATCCTGATTTCCGGCTCAGCCATTTGCTGGCAAGGATAATGGTCAGTCCGATAGTGGCGACTGCAATCATAAGCAGATCAGATACAATCGTGATCCATAACGGTATCTGCAGTAAAAAGATTGCGCCGATGATGACAAAGAATAGGGGTCTCATACTAATCTCCTGATTGTTTTTCTTCTAGTATAGCAAATGGGGCCGAAAAAAGAGAACCTGCAGACGGCAGGTTCTCTATGTACTCAGTATTTAGCTGAACCTTCTTTTGCTTTTCCGGCGCCTTCCTGAAGGTTCCCTTTCAGTTTGTCTTTCTTTCCTTCACGCTGAAGCTCAGGATTGTTTGCTGCATTGCCCACCTGATCTTTCACTTCGCCTTTTGCCTGGTTTACCTTGCCTTTTACTTTGTCGCTCATGCCATGATCTTTTGACATCATCAAACACTCCTTTCTTCTTGTATCTTTCATGTTCCCTGCATTTACAGAGCTTAAACCAGGCATTTAATCAAAAAAATCATAAACCTTCACCGTGCGGCATATTCCTTTAATGTCACAGGTATTTTCGTAAGGACACCTGAAAGGAGGAGTTCAAGTTGTCACAGGATCAACAATCATCATTGCGGTTCTCTGTTGAGGAATCCGTTTGGTTTCAAAAGGGACAGGAAGTGGGTGAGCTGTTATCCATCTCATTAGATCCAGACATCACCATCCAGGAGTTTGACCAGTACATCTCGATTCGGGGTGCGCTTAAGCTTACGGGTGAGTACAAAATAGATGAGGATTATAGCGAAGAGGAATTTGAATATGCCAATCTCCGTTTTATCAGCAATGTAGAAACGAGAGAAGACGGCATATCGCAGCTTGTTCACGGTTTTCCTGTAGATATCACGATTCCGAGGAACCGCATTGGAAACTTGGAAGAAGTTTATGTAACGATTGAATCTTTTGATTATGATCTGTCAGAAAGCAGAAACCTGAGGCTTGTAGCTGACCTTGAAATCAGCGGAATTGCAAGCGGGGATGCGGCTGTTGAGGCTGAAGAAGCTGAAGAAGAACAGGAACTTGAGCAGGCATATGTGTTTGAGCAGGAGCAGGAACCGGAGCTCCAGCCGCTGTTCCGCTCACCTCAGGCACTGTATGAAGAGGAAACGCAAGTAGAAGAGTATGATGCTTTTGCGAATGCAGGCAGCCAGAATCATGCGGATCTTTATGAACCGTTTCATGTAGAAGTGAAAAAAGAGGCGGCAGAGGAAGAAGCCGCTGCACCGGACATTTCTTATTTTGCAAGCAGGCCGCAGTATGAGGAAACGTATAAGGCGCCTCAAAAGCAAAGTCCGAAAGCAAGAAAAGAAGAAGAAGCAAGAAAGCAGGATGAACCAAAGCATACGGAAAACTCCCTCTACTTAACGAAGCTTTTTGAACGAGATGAAGAAGAGGAGTTTACAAAGCTTAAGATCTGCCTTGTCCAGCAGGGTGACACAATTGACAGCATTTGCGACCGATACAGGATTACGGTTCAGCAGCTGCACAGAGTTAATCAGCTGAATTCAAGCGCAGATGTGCACGAAGGCCAGACACTCTACATTCCTGTTTATGCAAATACTCATTAAGAAAAGAAAGCAGCTTGGGGAGGAGAGTTCCTCAGCTGTTTTTTTTGTAAGTCTCTTTACATGAGACCTGGTTAAAAGGAAGTGAGACAAAAAATGATGAGAGAAAATATGGATAAACTTGCGGAGGTTTTAAAAGAGTATGAGCTGAAAGCGGAATATGCGGAGTCTGTTACAGATAAACTGACGAAGGTCTATGCCAGTTCAGGCGCCTCCTACGCATTAAAAAAGATGTCATCGAACCGGAATGGCCAATTCATCGAAACGCTTCACGGTGCTCATCAGAAAGGGTATTCAGGGTATGTGCCCATCTTCAGAAACAGGCACCGGCAGTTTTTTACCTCAGACGGAGAGAACTGGTATTACATTATGCCCTGGCTCACGAATGAAACAGAAGAAGAGCGGGATGAGCGGCATAAAAATATGTTCAGGGAACTTGCAGCGCTTCATCAGAGAACGGCTGCTGAGGAAAAGCTGAATCAGAATGCACTGAAAATTCATTACGATACCCTTGCCAAGCAATGGGATGACAACAAAGCCCTGTATGAAAAATACGTGGAGGAATGCGAGAAGAAGTGGTATCTCTCCCCGTTTGAACTGCAGGCCGTCACCTATTACTTTGAAACCGCACGTGCGACAGAATTTGCCCGCAAAAAACTTGATGAGTGGTACGAGATGATGAAGGAAAAAGAGGATGTGCGGCAAGTCATGATCCACGGCAGAGCGTCCATTCATCATTACTTGTATGATGAACAGGGAACGGGGTATTTCACCAATTTTGAACATGCCAGGTATTCATCGCCCATTGATGATGCGCTTCTTTTTTATCACAGGACGTTCCATACGTACCCGTTTGCAGATGACAACTGTGCCGACTGGTTTTACACCTATCAGCAGACGTTCCCGTACAGAGAAGAGGAAATGCAGCTGTTCATCTGCTATCTCGCCTATCCCGATTTTGTCTACAAACAAGTGAAAAAGCACATGAACCTGAAAGGCAGAAGCGCATCGCAGCTTCAGAAAAATCAGGACCTGATCAAATCTTACTGGACCTTTAAAAACATCGAGTACTTCGTCATGAAAGTGACGCAGATCGAAGAAAACAAAAAACTGGCCGCAGAGCAGTCGACATAAACAAAACCCAATCGGTGATTGGGTTTTTTAAATCCACTCCATGTACAAAGCAACCCCAAGCAAAATCAGCAGC is from Bacillus sp. FSL H8-0547 and encodes:
- the hemC gene encoding hydroxymethylbilane synthase, giving the protein MRKIIVGSRRSKLALTQTNWVIDQLKKIGLPFDFEVREIVTKGDQILDVTLSKVGGKGLFVKEIEQAMLDGEIDMAVHSMKDMPAVLPEGLTIGCIPHREDARDAFISKNHVSLADLPAGAVVGTSSLRRSAQLLAMRPDLDIKWIRGNIDTRLAKLQHEDYDAIILAAAGLARMGWSQDVVTEFLDAKDCVPAVGQGALSIECRADDHELLTLLSHFTDEATQLAVQAERTFLHVMEGGCQVPIAGYAEVAFDKEISLTALIASPDGKEIYKERITGKDPVAMGKEVSERLIAQGAKQLIDKVKEELDL
- a CDS encoding uroporphyrinogen-III synthase, with the translated sequence MAGGLSGKNILITREETQATTFAAKIKKAGGVPVTAPLISFEKAKDIHNLKKEIRGIKADDCLVFTSMNGVLFFFDFLKEHGIPSDFLSDCTFAAVGRKTRQLIEDRGYTVRIMPKEYVAERLAEEIAGSIRHDQHVYLFRGNLAREILMKELTLKGFSVTDLTLYETIHNIEDGNRIEQLLQEQKLDYITFTSSSTVDAFMKVMKNKNLDTLLEGVTLVSIGPITHKTLKKYGYDGIVSDPYTIDAMIDRIQTHAERKE
- the hemB gene encoding porphobilinogen synthase; protein product: MDIQFTRHRRLRSTGSMRSLVRETHLHAEDFIYPIFVVEGEQKRNEVKSMPGVEQISLDYLNAEMQEVSDLGIKSVIVFGVPDQKDELGTQAYHDHGIVQRAISQIKEHFPELVVIADTCLCQYTDHGHCGIVKEGKILNDPTLDLLARTAVSQARAGADVIAPSNMMDGFVAAIRHGLDEAGFEDVPIMSYGIKYSSAFYGPFRDAAHSTPQFGDRKTYQMDPANRLEALREAESDMMEGADFLIVKPALSYLDIIRDVKNNFNVPIVAYNVSGEYAMIKAAAQNGWVDEKAIVMEMMISMKRAGVDMILTYHAKDCARWLKEQH
- the hemL gene encoding glutamate-1-semialdehyde 2,1-aminomutase, encoding MRSYEKSGKAFEEAQGLMPGGVNSPVRAFKSVAMDPIFMERGKGSKIYDIDGNEYIDYVLSWGPLILGHTNDAVVEAIKKVTESGTSFGAPTLIENELAKLVIDRVPSIEIIRMVSSGTEATMSALRLARGFTGRNKILKFEGCYHGHGDSLLIKAGSGVATLGLPDSPGVPEGVAKNTITVPYNDMESVKYAFEQFGDDIAGVIVEPVAGNMGVVPPLPGFLESLRSITQEYGSLLIFDEVMTGFRVDYGCAQGYFGVTPDLTCLGKVIGGGLPVGAYGGRADIMKQVAPSGPIYQAGTLSGNPLAMTAGYATLSQLTPDTYKEFGRKADILEEGLTAAAEKHGIPITVNRAGSMIGFFFTDENVINFEKAKTSNLEYFSKFYREMANEGVFLPPSQFEGLFLSTAHSDEDLEKTIAAAEKAFAALK
- a CDS encoding CsbD family protein, with amino-acid sequence MSKDHGMSDKVKGKVNQAKGEVKDQVGNAANNPELQREGKKDKLKGNLQEGAGKAKEGSAKY
- the spoVID gene encoding stage VI sporulation protein D, producing MSQDQQSSLRFSVEESVWFQKGQEVGELLSISLDPDITIQEFDQYISIRGALKLTGEYKIDEDYSEEEFEYANLRFISNVETREDGISQLVHGFPVDITIPRNRIGNLEEVYVTIESFDYDLSESRNLRLVADLEISGIASGDAAVEAEEAEEEQELEQAYVFEQEQEPELQPLFRSPQALYEEETQVEEYDAFANAGSQNHADLYEPFHVEVKKEAAEEEAAAPDISYFASRPQYEETYKAPQKQSPKARKEEEARKQDEPKHTENSLYLTKLFERDEEEEFTKLKICLVQQGDTIDSICDRYRITVQQLHRVNQLNSSADVHEGQTLYIPVYANTH
- the ysxE gene encoding spore coat protein YsxE; translation: MDKLAEVLKEYELKAEYAESVTDKLTKVYASSGASYALKKMSSNRNGQFIETLHGAHQKGYSGYVPIFRNRHRQFFTSDGENWYYIMPWLTNETEEERDERHKNMFRELAALHQRTAAEEKLNQNALKIHYDTLAKQWDDNKALYEKYVEECEKKWYLSPFELQAVTYYFETARATEFARKKLDEWYEMMKEKEDVRQVMIHGRASIHHYLYDEQGTGYFTNFEHARYSSPIDDALLFYHRTFHTYPFADDNCADWFYTYQQTFPYREEEMQLFICYLAYPDFVYKQVKKHMNLKGRSASQLQKNQDLIKSYWTFKNIEYFVMKVTQIEENKKLAAEQST